The Streptomyces sp. R28 region GCCAGGTCCAGGCCGAGGATGGTGTCGCCGGGCTGGGCGAGGGCGAACAGGGCGGCCTGGTTGGCGGAGGCGCCGGAGTGGGGCTGGACGTTGGCGTACTCGGCGCCGAACAGCTCCTTGACCCGGTCGATGGCGATCTGCTCGGCGACGTCGACGTGCTCGCAACCGCCGTAGTAGCGCCGGCCCGGGTAACCCTCGGCGTACTTGTTGGTGGCGACCGAGCCCTGCGCCTCCATGACCGCGACCGGCGCGAAGTTCTCGGAGGCGATCATCTCCAGGGTGGACTGCTGGCGCTCCAGCTCGGCGTCGAGCGCGGCGGCGATGGCCGGGTCCAGCTCGTGCAGGGGCGTGTTCAGAAGCGACTTGTCAGGCATAGGGGCAGACATAGGGGATACGACTCCTCAGCCGGCGGTGTGGGCGGCGTACTCGTCGGCGGAGAGCAGGTCGGCCGGCTCCTCCGTGACGCGTACCTTGAACAGCCAGCCGCCCTCGAACGGGGCGGAGTTCACCAGCGCCGGGTCGTTCACCACGTCCTCGTTGATCTCGGTGACCTCGCCGGTGACCGGGGAGTACAGGTCGGACACGGACTTGGTCGACTCCAGCTCGCCGCAGGTGTCACCCGCGGCCACGGTCGAGCCGACCTCGGGGAGCTGGGCGTAGACGACATCGCCGAGCGCGTTGGCCGCGAACTCGGTGATGCCGACCGTCGCGACGCCGTCCTCGGCGGTCGACAGCCACTCGTGCTCCTTGCTGTAGCGCAGCTGCTGGGGGTTGCTCATGGCCTGAATTCTCCTGTACGCGCGGGAGTGGTGATGAATGGGGGACTGCTGGAAACGTGTGTGAGCAGCCCAAATGTGCGCAGGGTCACGCATGGGCCGCTGCCAGTCTCTACTTCTGGCGTCGGCGGCGCCGCTTCTGCTGCTACTTCTGCCGCTTGTAGAACGGCAGCGCCACGACCTCGTACGGCTCATGGCTGCCGCGGATGTCCACGCCGACCCCGGCCGTACCCGGCGCCGAGTGCGCCGCGTCGACGTACGCCATGGCGATCGGCCTGCCCAGTGTGGGGGAGGGGGCACCGGAGGTGACCTCGCCGATGACCTCGCCACCGGCGACGACCGGGTACCCGGCGCGCGGGACACGACGCCCCTCGGCGACCAGGCCGACCAGCACGCGGGGCGGGTTCGACTCGGCGCGGGAGGCGGCCTCGGTCAGCGCCTCACGTCCGACGAAGTCGCCCTCCTTCTCGAACTTCACCACCCGGCCGAGCCCGGCGTCGAAGGGGGTCAGGGAGGTCGACAGCTCATGGCCGTACAGCGGCATGCCCGCCTCGAGGCGCAGCGTGTCCCGGCAGGACAGCCCGCATGGGACCAGGCCGACGCCCTCGCCCGCCTTGGTCAGCGCCTGCCACAGCTCGACGGCGTGCTCCGGCTTCACGAACAGCTCGAAGCCGTCCTCGCCGGTGTAGCCGGTGCGCGCGATGAGGGCGGGCACGCCGGCGACGGTGCCGGGCAGGCCGGCGTAGTACTTCAGGCCGTCGAGGTCGGCGTCGGTGAGGGACTTCAGGATGCCCGGGGACTCGGGGCCCTGGACGGCGATCAGCGCGTAGGCGTCCCGGTCGTCACGGACCTCGGCGTCGAAGCCGGCCACCCGCTCGGTCAGCGCGTCCAGCACGACCTGGGCGTTGGAGGCGTTGGCGACGATCATGTACTCGGTCTCGGCGAGCCGGTAGACGATCAGGTCGTCGAGGATGCCGCCGTCGGCCCGGCAGATCATGGTGTAGCGGGCGCGGCCGACGCCGACGGAGGCGATGTTGCCGACCAGGGCGTGGTTGAGGAAGGCGGCCGCCGCGGGGCCGGTGACGGTGATCTCGCCCATGTGGGAGAGGTCGAACAGGCCGGCCTTGGTGCGGACGGCGTTGTGCTCGTCGCGCTCGGAGCCGTAGCGCAGGGGCATGTCCCAGCCGGCGAAGTCGGTCATCGTCGCGCCGAGCGAGCGATGCAGGGCATCGAGCGCGGTGTGACGGAGTTCTGCTGTACTGCTCATCGGACGGATGTCTCCCAAGGCATGACGGGCGAGGTCGTTCCTCCCCATCTGTCATCGGAACCTGAGAGGTTCGCCACGACCGCCACGGGGACGATCACGGTTTGCACCTTGGGTGGAGCCACGCGTCCCGAAGAGAGACGGAGCGGCCCGCTTTTCAGATGTGCCTCGCCCGCGCGGTAACGGGGCCTGAGAGATTCAAGGGAGGGACTTGCTCCTTCGGCGCCCAGGCGATGCACTGCCAGGGACTCTCCCGCGCGGATTCAAACGGCCGGTATGCAGTTGGCGCGGACATCATTGCACGCCCCGCGCGTCAACGGCAGGTCACGTCTGTAACCGGCTTGTGGCAGGAAGCGAACGAAAAAGCGAGAGATCCTCTATTACCTTCTCTTTACGCTCAGTGGGGATGGGGACTCCTGACCCCCGGAGGAGGACGATGACGGTGAAGCGCACCACGGCGTACGCCACGACCTCGGGCATCGCGCTGCCCAAGCAGCCCGCGGCCCCGGTCGCCGAAGCCCGCGGCACATGCTCCGCACCCGTGGTCCGTGACCTGCGCGAGCGCTCCGGCCACAGCCCGCACGCCCTGCTCTTCGCCCCCGAGGACCTCGTCGTGATCACCGGGCTGCCCGGCAGCGGCAAGTCCACGCTGATGCAGCGGACCGTGCAGGGCACCCGCATCGACTCCCAGGACACCCGGGACCACTGGGCCGCCCGTATGCCCCGCTTCCTCCCCTACGCCGTCTACCGCCCCCTGGTCCGCCTCGCGCACTACGCCGGACTGCGCCGCGCCCTGCGCTCCGGCGAGGGCGTCGTCGTGCACGACTGCGGTACGCAGGCCTGGGTGCGCGGCTGGCTGGCCCGCGAGGCCCGCCGCCGCGGCGGCACCCTGCACCTGCTGCTGCTCGACGTCACCCCGGGCGCGGCCCTGGAGGGCCAGCGCGAGCGCGGCCGGGGCGTCTCCCGCTACGCCTTCGTGCGCCACCGCAGGGCGGCCGCCCGCCTGCTGCGCTCGGTGGAGAAGGGCCACCTGCCCCAGGGCTGCGGCTCGGCGGTGCTGATCGACCGGGCGGCGGCGGACGTCCTGCGCCGGATCGGTTTCACGGGCTGAGCGGCCGCAGACCTGTACGGGGTGGTCACCCGCTAGCCTTTTGAGCCACAACAGCGGTTCACGGCAGCGGTTCACAGCAGACGGTTGAGAGCAGATGGACTTCCCAGCGGATCTCCCCGCGGACTTCCCGGCACTGGCACACCCCCATCCACACGGCGGGTGGCCCGGCAACGAACTGGAGGAGGTCCTCTCGGCCTCCCTCGGCCTGCCCTCGGCGGGCGGCCGGATCATCGAGGTGCTGGGCCGCAGCTTCGTCTGGGTGCCCCTGCCGGCCGGCGGCGGCCCGCACAGCGGCCCGCTGGACCTGCCCACGGTGGAGATCGCGGGCCAGGCGTACGTCCCGGTGTTCAGCTCCGAGGAACAGCTCCGCCAGGTCGTCGGCGCCCACATGTCGTACACCGTCGCCCCCGCCGTGGAGTTCGCCCGCGGCCTGCCCCCGCAGGTGGGCATCGCCGTGAACCCGGACGGCGTGGTCGGCGTCCCGCTGCCGCCGGCGGCGGTGGCCGACCTCTGCCGGGTGGGCCGCACCCCGCTGGACGGCCTCAACTCCGGCGGCCGCGTCAAGCTCTATGAGCCCGACTGGCAGGACGACCCGATCGACTTCCTCGCGGTGGCGTCGGCCGAGTTCGCCGGAACCGGCGTGGTCGTGACGGCCCGCCGCTGCCTCGCGGCGATCGAGACGGCCACACCGGTGATGTTCATAGGCGTGGAACTCTCCCAGTGGGAGGGCGACCTGCGCGCGGCCCCCATGGACGCTCTCGCCCGGGCCCTGGCGCACTCCCCGGTCCAGTGGCCGGTCAACCTGGTCCTCCTGGACGTCGCCCAGGACCCGGTGATCGAGTGGATGCGCCAGAAGGTCCGTCCCTTCTACACGCGGACGCTTTGAGAACCTGAGGGGCACGGGACTGTCTCGATATGCGGCTGCGCCGCGCGGGCGCGATCGACCACGAACGACCCGCACCCCGCAGAAGACATCAAGTCCCGAGCTCCCAACGGCTCTCCCGGCGGAGCGCCTAAGCTGGGCTCATACCTCGGTCGGCCAAACCGACCAAGTCACGACGTTTCCCGAAGGGGCGGTAATGGTGAGCGCGAGCGGCACCACCTCGACCGGTCAGGTCGAGCACATGCTGCGCCAGGTGACGCCCGGGCGCTACGACGCCTACGAGGCCCTCCTGCGCGCGCTCGCGACCCCGTCCTCCGGCCAGGTCTGGATGCTGCTGTGGCACGGCCAGGCCGGCTCCCCGGACGCCCAGTACGGAAACATGGAGGTCGACGGCCACGGCTACGCCCCGTGCGTCACCTCCGCCCAGGAGCTGTCGGCCAGCGGCTGGAACCGCTCGTACGAGGTGGTCGACGGAGTCGACGTCGCCCGCACCCTCTACCCGGACCACTTCGGCCTCTGGCTGAACCCGCACGCCCCGGGCGGCGGCGTCGGCATCCCCTGGCTCGACCTGCGCCGCATCGCCACCGGCCTGGACCGCCAGCCCGCCGGCCCGCTCCGGCTGGCGGAGCCCGGCATCGAGGTCCCGCAGTTCTACGCCCTGCTCGCACAGAACGCCCACCGCACCCCGGCCGTCCGCTCCCTGCGCCGCGCCTGGGTGCAGCCGGCGCTCGGCGCGCCGTATCTCGCCATCGGGCTCGACGTGTACGACACCAGCCCGCCCGCCGTGGACTCGGTGCGCTCGATGATGCTGCAGTCGATCGGCGCGTGTCCGGACGGACTCCCGGTGTCGACCGTGGCGATGTCCGACGAGTACGACCCGGT contains the following coding sequences:
- the gcvH gene encoding glycine cleavage system protein GcvH, coding for MSNPQQLRYSKEHEWLSTAEDGVATVGITEFAANALGDVVYAQLPEVGSTVAAGDTCGELESTKSVSDLYSPVTGEVTEINEDVVNDPALVNSAPFEGGWLFKVRVTEEPADLLSADEYAAHTAG
- the gcvT gene encoding glycine cleavage system aminomethyltransferase GcvT, translated to MSSTAELRHTALDALHRSLGATMTDFAGWDMPLRYGSERDEHNAVRTKAGLFDLSHMGEITVTGPAAAAFLNHALVGNIASVGVGRARYTMICRADGGILDDLIVYRLAETEYMIVANASNAQVVLDALTERVAGFDAEVRDDRDAYALIAVQGPESPGILKSLTDADLDGLKYYAGLPGTVAGVPALIARTGYTGEDGFELFVKPEHAVELWQALTKAGEGVGLVPCGLSCRDTLRLEAGMPLYGHELSTSLTPFDAGLGRVVKFEKEGDFVGREALTEAASRAESNPPRVLVGLVAEGRRVPRAGYPVVAGGEVIGEVTSGAPSPTLGRPIAMAYVDAAHSAPGTAGVGVDIRGSHEPYEVVALPFYKRQK
- a CDS encoding AAA family ATPase, producing MTVKRTTAYATTSGIALPKQPAAPVAEARGTCSAPVVRDLRERSGHSPHALLFAPEDLVVITGLPGSGKSTLMQRTVQGTRIDSQDTRDHWAARMPRFLPYAVYRPLVRLAHYAGLRRALRSGEGVVVHDCGTQAWVRGWLAREARRRGGTLHLLLLDVTPGAALEGQRERGRGVSRYAFVRHRRAAARLLRSVEKGHLPQGCGSAVLIDRAAADVLRRIGFTG
- a CDS encoding enhanced serine sensitivity protein SseB — encoded protein: MDFPADLPADFPALAHPHPHGGWPGNELEEVLSASLGLPSAGGRIIEVLGRSFVWVPLPAGGGPHSGPLDLPTVEIAGQAYVPVFSSEEQLRQVVGAHMSYTVAPAVEFARGLPPQVGIAVNPDGVVGVPLPPAAVADLCRVGRTPLDGLNSGGRVKLYEPDWQDDPIDFLAVASAEFAGTGVVVTARRCLAAIETATPVMFIGVELSQWEGDLRAAPMDALARALAHSPVQWPVNLVLLDVAQDPVIEWMRQKVRPFYTRTL
- a CDS encoding enhanced serine sensitivity protein SseB C-terminal domain-containing protein, whose translation is MSASGTTSTGQVEHMLRQVTPGRYDAYEALLRALATPSSGQVWMLLWHGQAGSPDAQYGNMEVDGHGYAPCVTSAQELSASGWNRSYEVVDGVDVARTLYPDHFGLWLNPHAPGGGVGIPWLDLRRIATGLDRQPAGPLRLAEPGIEVPQFYALLAQNAHRTPAVRSLRRAWVQPALGAPYLAIGLDVYDTSPPAVDSVRSMMLQSIGACPDGLPVSTVAMSDEYDPVAMWMRASARPFYDREAHGAAAPAQAPAAGYGYPPAPGRY